The Porites lutea chromosome 4, jaPorLute2.1, whole genome shotgun sequence genome contains a region encoding:
- the LOC140934380 gene encoding uncharacterized protein, translated as MAEIVTPACGAGGTSGNMDMDKNGPPNSRECFSASVQFKSSSATHAIEHLTGALEVYVDETTYQIVEELDTRQAFGPLTNPGYSTAVMEQGVVSSDPPIVQQNNTMERQDSSVMDMDDSNEFLQQGPSSNNLLVVHQGTADSQAFAAINTEQSTAVMHIQQESAVNEPAIEHRTEQVETVTYQILEQGTLRARNKLIDSNGYTYNIRTHSKAATYWQCSVRPKVNRCKASVVQRGDSFCLGKSGHNHAPKTLLNAPDSMWVLLEEFGGSPAPDFVKPASLARNANRARHSLGPRDANNHAFVLDEDHLPVGFLRKDIVKQGRRYLLFATEEQIRLLSKAKSWYIDETNKFCQEPFKKLLTISAFVTVDYDAKQVPLVFALMSGSERKDYRKVIKKILHLLPCGPSVREVTLFFDEVLWAVLRRALPDANIRGCVLYWMKAAWKAIQELKLQIKYQNDNETNLFLRKVMALPFLPEEEIQPMFVRLWVQASTAPLQLFIQYISTAWIYNTTWPPSTWSVFNSAVRTHKDADRCHPSSGKKPMPLYLLVNFLYQEASELTPLQFKPLSEKKLKKMRVTLSSHPAAKFFHHWEEYTNKMKSAAQLLKACSDVTGLISFK; from the exons ATGGCAGAAATTGTCACACCTGCTTGTGGCGCAGGGGGGACAAGTGGGAATATGGATATGGACAAAAATG GGCCACCAAATAGCAGGGAATGTTTCTCTGCATCTGTTCAGTTCAAATCCTCTTCTGCCACCCATGCTATTGAACACCTTACAGGAGCACTAGAGGTATATGTTGATGAAACTACATATCAGATAGTAGAGGAATTAGACACAAGGCAGGCCTTTGGGCCATTAACCAACCCAGGTTACTCAACTGCTGTCATGGAACAAGGGGTAGTAAGTTCTGATCCTCCTATAGTACAACAGAACAACACAATGGAAAGGCAAGACTCTTCTGTAATGGACATGGATGACTCCAATGAGTTTTTGCAACAAGGTCCTTCCAGTAATAATCTGTTAGTAGTACATCAGGGCACGGCAGATAGCCAGGCCTTTGCTGCCATCAATACAGAACAGTCAACTGCTGTCATGCATATACAACAAGAATCAGCCGTTAATGAGCCAGCTATTGAACATCGAACAGAACAAGTAGAAACAGTAACTTATCAGATCTTGGAGCAAGGCACATTGAGAGCTAGAAACAAACTCATCGACAGCAATGGCTACACTTACAACATCAGAACTCATTCTAAAGCAGCTACATATTGGCAGTGCTCTGTAAGACCTAAAGTAAATCGTTGTAAAGCTTCTGTGGTACAGCGTGGGGATTCATTCTGCCTCGGAAAAAGTGGCCACAATCATGCTCCCAAGACTTTATTAAATGCTC CTGATTCAATGTGG GTTCTTCTGGAAGAGTTTGGTGGTTCGCCAGCCCCTGATTTTGTAAAGCCAGCGAGTCTTGCTAGGAATGCAAACAGAGCACGTCACTCGTTAGGACCTCGAGATGCTAACAACCATGCGTTTGTATTGGATGAGGATCACTTACCAGTGGGGTTCCTGCGGAAAGACATCGTGAAGCAAGGGAGGCGGTATCTTTTATTTGCAACCGAGGAACAGATACGACTCTTGAGTAAAGCAAAGAGTTGGTATATAgacgaaacaaacaaattttgccaagaGCCATTTAAGAAGCTTTTAACAATCAGCGCCTTTGTAACTGTTGATTATGATGCCAAGCAAGTGCCGCTGGTGTTTGCTTTGATGTCTGGCAGTGAAAGAAAGGACTACCGTAAG GTTATAAAGAAAATCCTGCATTTACTGCCCTGCGGACCATCCGTGCGGGAAGTTACTCTGTTCTTTGATGAGGTTTTGTGGGCTGTGTTACGTCGTGCCCTTCCTGATGCAAATATAAGGGGATGTGTTTTATACTGGATGAAGGCTGCGTGGAAAGCA ATCCAGGAGCTTAAGCTGCAGATTAAGTACCAGAATGACAACGAAACCAACCTCTTTCTTCGCAAAGTAATGGCTTTACCGTTCTTACCAGAAGAAGAGATTCAACCAATGTTTGTTCGGCTGTGGGTGCAAGCGTCTACCGCACCTTTACAGCTTTTCATTCAGTATATTTCAACAGCTTGGATATACAACACAACCTGGCCGCCATCAACTTGGAGCGTGTTCAACTCTGCAGTCCGTACACACAAAGATGCAGATAGATGCCATCCTTCGTCAGGCAAGAAGCCGATGCCTTTGTATCTTCTCGTCAACTTTTTATACCAAGAAGCAAGTGAGCTTACCCCTCTACAGTTTAAACCGCTTTcagaaaagaaactaaaaaagatGAGAGTCACACTAAGCAGCCACCCGGCGGCAAAGTTCTTTCATCATTGGGAAGAGTACACTAACAAAATGAAGTCAGCGGCGCAGCTGCTTAAGGCATGCTCGGATGTTACTGGgttaatttcatttaaatag